The following nucleotide sequence is from bacterium.
GCGGCGCGGGTCGTCCTGGGACTCGCGCTGGCGACCGGCTGCGGGGCGGGGCGCCCCGCGCCGGTCCCCACCGCGCCGCCGGCGACGGCGGACGCGGGGCATCTCGACGCGGAGACGCGCGGCCGTCTCGCCGCGCTCGCCGCCGGCCGCACCGCGACGGGCGCGGCCGGCGGCTATCGCATCGGGCCGGACGATCTCCTCGACGTGCGCATCCCCGACCTGCTCGCAGGCTCGCCGCGCTCGGAGGGGGGGCGGCCGGGCCAGGCGCTCGCCGAGGCGCCGGTGATGCAGCAGGGGTTCCGCGTCGGCGCGGACGGGCTCGTGCAGCTGCCGCTGCTCGGTCCCGTGCCGGCCGCGGGGCGCGCGCCGGCCGAGCTCGAAGCCGAGCTGCGCCATCTGCTGCGGGCGCGCGGGCTGCTGCGCGATCCGCAGCCGAGCGTGCTGGTCGCCGAGTATCGCAGCCGCGTGGTGTCGGTCGTCGGCGCCGTCGAGCGGCCCGGGCAGTACCCGCTGACCCGGCCCGACGCGACCCTCGCCGACGTGGTCTGGGCCGCGGGCGGCCCGGCGAAGGACGCCGGCCGCGTGCTCGAGCTGACCCCGGTCGGCCCGGACGGCGCGCCGGCCGAGACGCCGATCCGCATCGACCTCGACCTCGTGCACGCGGCGGCGCCCGAGGGCGTCGGGCTGGCGAATCCGCGCATGCGGCCGGGCGACGTCGTGCGCCTGCCGGCCGCGGGCAACGTGCACGTCGACGGCTGGGTCGACAAGCCCGGCAGCTACCCGGTGACGCGCGGTCTCACCCTGCGCGGCGCGCTCGCCGCCGCCGGCGGCCGCATGTACCCCGCCGACTCGAGCGCGGTGCGCGTGCAGCGCACGACCGCGCCCGGACGCCAGGAGACGCTCGTCGTCGACATGAACGCGGTCGCCGCCGGCACCGCGCCCGACGTGCCGTTGCACGACGGCGACGTCGTGCAGGTGGAGCCGTCCGTCGTGCGGCTCGTGCCCTACGGCGTCTGGGAAGCGACCAAGACGCTGCTCCACGTCGGCGGGTCGATCCCGCTCTTCTGACCCACGGGGAGACCCATGCCCACCACGATGCCCACCGTCGCGGCGCCGCCGCCGGCGCCCGACGTCCTCGACGCCGAGTTCACCGACGCGCCGCCGCGCCATCTGCGCGACCACCTGCGCGTCCTCGTGAAGTATCGCTGGCTCGCCGGCACGCTGTGCGGGCTCGTGCTCGGCGCGACCGTGCTCTGGACGCTGGCGACGCCGCGCCAGTATGCGGCCACCGCCCGCCTCCAGGTGACGCGCGAGTCGCCGATCCAGCTGCGCCTCGCCGAGAACGTCCTCGACCTCGAAGGACAGGACCGCGCCGTCGGCGGCGGCTCGAGCTTCCTCGCGACGCAGGTCGCGGTGCTCCAGAGCCGCGACCTGGCCGAGCGCGTGCTGCGCACCTACGCCGCCGACGGCGAGGCCACCGCGGCGACGCCGCTCGCCGACCGTCCGGGGCTGCTCGCCCTGGGCGGCCGCCTCCTCGCCGCGGTGCGACCGCGCGGCTGGGAGGAGGACGGCACGCCGGCGGGCGGCGACGCGGGCGCCGGCGGCGGCGAGCCGACGCCGGCGCAGCTCGACCGCTATCGCGACTGGCTGTCGGTGCGCGAGGTGCGGGGCACCGACCTCGTCGAGGTGCGCTTCACGACGCCGAGCGCGCGCCTGTCGGCGTTCCTCGCCGGCGCGCACGCGCAGGCCTACCTCGACGCCAACGAGGAGGTGCGCCTCGCCGCCAACGCGACGGCGAAGGACTTCCTCGGGCGCCAGCTCGAGGAGGCGCGCGGGCGCGTCGAGCAGGCCGAGGCGGCGCTGTCGACGTTCGCCGCCGCGCATCCCGAGGTCGCGGTGAGCGAGGAGCACAAGCTCCTGCCGCAGCGGCTCGCCGAGCTCACCACCGGCGTCACCAAGGCGGAGCGCACGCGCGTCGGGCTCGAGAGCCGCTACGGCTTCCTCTCCGATCCGGCCGCCGATCCGCTCGCCTTCTTCCTCGACCGTGCCGGCGTGCAGAAGGTCCGCCTCGCCGAGCTCGAGGTGCGGGCCGAGGAGGCGGCGCTGGCGACGCGGCTCGGGCCGAACCATCCGCAGATCGTCGAGCTCGGACGGCACGCCGCCGCGCTCCAGCGCCAGCTGCGCGGCGAGGTCGAGCGCGAGGTGTCGGGCGTGCGCCAGCAGTGGGAGGCCGCGCGGCGCAAGGAGGCGGCGTTGCGCGCGGTCGTCACACACCAGGAGAGCGACGCGATCGCGCTGCGCGAGCTGGGCGCGCGCTACGAGCTGCTGCGCCGCGACGCCGACACCGCGCACGCGCTGCACCGCTCGCTCCTCATGCAGCAGCTCGAGACCGGCGTGCACTCGGAGCTCGCGGCGTCGAACGTGCGCATCGTCGAGCGCCCCGAGGTGCCGATGGCGCCGAGCAGCCCGAACGTGCCGCTGGCGCTCGCCCTCGGGCTCGCCGGCGGCGTCGTCGTCGCGGTGGGCGCCGCGTTTGCGTGCGAGTACTTCGACTCGAGCCTGAAGAGCGGAGCCGAGGTCTCCGAGGCGCTGGCGCTGGCGCCGCTGGCGACGATCCCGAACTTCGCGGCCGCGCGCCGCTCGGCGTCGGCCGCGGGGCTGTCGGCACGTGCCGGCGGCGGCCTGCTGCCGGCGCCGGACGGGCCCGGGCCGGAGCTCGTCGTCGTGCACGAGCCGGCGTCGGTCGTCGCCGAGGCGTTCCGTGCGCTGCGCACCGCGGTGCTCTTCTCGGCCGCGGCCGAGACGCCGCGCGTGCTCCTCGTGACCAGCGCCGGCGCCGGCGAGGGCAAGACGGTGTCGAGCCTGAACCTCGCCACCACGCTGGCGGACGCCGGCGCGCGCGTCTGCGTCGTCGACGTCGATCTGCGGCGCCCGGCGTGCCATCGCGCGCTGCGCCTCACCAACGAGCGCGGCCTCTCGACCGTGCTCTCGGGCCAGGCGGGGCTCGAGGACGTGCTGCGCACGCTCCCGTCGCCGCGGCTCGACGTCCTCACCGCGGGGCCGACGCCGCCGAACCCGGCGGAGATGGTCGGCAGCGCGCGCATGCGCGCGCTCCTCCAGACGCTGCGCGAGCGCTACGACTTCGTCGTTCTCGACTCGCCGCCGACGCTGCCGGTCACCGACTCGGTGATCCTCGCCCGCGACGCCGACGGCGTCGTGCTGGTCGTGAAGGGGCACGACACGCCGCGCGAGCTGGCGCGCCGCGCGCGCGATCTCCTCGCCGCGTCGGGCGCGCACCTCCTCGGCGCCGTCGTCAACAACGTCGACCTCGGCTGGGGCGAGCTCGGCTACTACCAGCGCTACTACGGCTACCACCGCGTCGAAGAGGTGGCGGCATGAGCGACGTCCTCGATCGGCGCGTCGCCGGCGTCCTCGCCGCCCTCGTGCTCCTCCTGCCGCTCGGCCTGGGCGGCCGGGCGGCGTGGGCGGTGGCGGTCGCGGACGTCGTCGTGCTGGGGCTCCTGGCGGCGACGCTGCGCGAGCGTCGCCGGCGCGCGCCGGCCGACGACGCGCCGGGGTCGGCTGGCTCGCGGCCTTCGCCGGGCTCGCGCTCGTGACCACGGTGCCGGTGCCGCCGGCGGTGCTGCACGCGCTGGCGCCGGCGACCGCCGATCTCGTCGCGGCGGTGCTGCCCGGGTGGCCCGAGGGCGGGCCGTGGAGCCGATGGCGCCCGCTCGCCCTCGACCCGTGGGCGGTGCGCGACGAGATGGCGCGCCTCGCGATCGGGCTCGGCACGTTCGCGGTGCTCGTCGGCTGGCCGTGGCGCGACGGCGGCGCGGGTCGTCGCGAGGCCGCGCGCAGGCTCCTCGTCGCGTTGCTCGCCGGCGGCGTGGCGATGGCGCTCCTCGGCCTCGCGGCGCACGTCCTCGGCAACGGCCACGTGCTGTGGCTCAGCGACGAGCTCGCGCAGGAAGGCCGTGCCTCGGGCCCGTTCGTCAACCCGAACCACTTCGCGACCTGGCTCGAAGCGGTGATTCCGCTCGGGCTCGCCCTCCTCGCGGTGACGACGCTGCGGGCCGCCGAGGGCGTACGCCGCGCGGCGCGCACCGCGCGGGCGCTCGGCGTGCGGCCGCGCCAGGCGTGGGCGCAGGCGCTCATCGCCCAGCAGCAGCGCCTGCTCGTGCCGCTGGCGGTGCTCGCCGGCCTCGTGATCGCGCTCGCCGCCCATGCGGCGAGCGGCTCGCGCGGCGGCACGGCAGCGCTCTTCGCGGGGCTCGGCGTCACGGCGGCCGGGTTGCTGGCCGGCGCGGTGCACGGGCCCCGCTGGCTGCGGCGCGCGCTGCCGCTCGTCGCCGCGTGCGGCCTCGTCGTCGCGAGCGTCGGCACGCTCGCGCTGTGGGACGCGAGCCTCGCCGACGGCGGCGCCGAGGCGACGGCGGCCGCCGATCCCGGGCTCGCGAGCCGGCTCGAGGTGATGGCCGCAGGGGCGGCGCTGGTGCGCGACCACTGGCGCGTCGGCACCGGGCTCGGCACCTGGCTGCACGCGTTCCGGCCGTACCAGGCGCCGCCGGTCGACGGCGGCATCTGGGACCGCGCGCACGACGACTACCTCGAGCTTGCCGCCGAGACCGGCGTCGTCGGCCTCGTCCTCGTGCTCGGGTTCGTCGTCGCGCTGGCGCTCGCCGCGCGCCGGACCGCGCCGCCCGAGGCCGCCGCCGACGGCTTCCACGCGCCCGGGTTCGAAGCCTCGGACTGGCGGCGCGCCCTCGAGGCGACCGGTCCGCTGCGCTGGGGCCTCCTCGGCGGCGTGGTCGCGCTCGCCGTGCACGCGACCGTCGACTTCGGGCTGCGGCTGCCCGGCAACCTCGCGCGCTCGCCGCGGCCGTCGCGGTCTGCTGGTGCTGACCGCGCGGCCGCGCGCCGGACGGGCCGGCGGCGGCAGCGGCGGCGCTGCCGCGCCTTTCGTCGCCGTGGCGGCGACGCTGCTGCCGCGCGCCGTCGACACGGCGGGGACCCTCGCAGGCTTCGCGCCGCGCGATCCGCGTGCCGCCATGGCCGCCGCCGATCTGCGCTGGGCGGAGGACGACGACGCGGCCGGAGCGCTGGCGCTCGTCGAGGGGGCGCTCGACGCCGCGCCCGCCGACCGCGAGGTGCACGAGCTGCACGCGAGCGTGCTCGACGACGGTCCGGCCGGCGAGGCGGCCTTGCGGCGCGCGCTCGTCCTCGATCCCTGGTCGATCGAGCTGCGCGACCGGCTGGCGCTCGCGCTGTGGACGCGCGGCGACGCCGCCGCGGCCGCGGCCGAGCTCGAGGAGTCCGTACGCCGCGCGCCGGCGCTGGTGTCGCACGGCTATCTCGCCGAGGACGTGGCCGACGACGGCGGTGCCGGCGCCGCGCGCGTCTTGCGCGTGCTCGCCGAGGGCGACGGTCTCGCGGTGCGCCTGCGGTTGCCGCGCCGCTGGCCGTCAGATCGCGGCCTGCCGCCGCGCGCGACGCGACCTGCCCGGCGCGGAGCTTCGCCGTGGTCGACGACCTCGCCACCGTGCTCGAAGCGCGCGGCACGCCAGGCGAGCCGCGGCGGTGCTGTACGCGGCGGCGAAACGTGGCTCGCCGCTGGCGGGCCGCGGCTGGCGCGGGCCGCGCGCGGCTACCTCGCGGCCGGCGACGTCGCCGGGGCCGGAGGCGGCGCTGCTCGCTGCCGTCGTGCGCACGCCCGAGCGCGGCGAGCTCCTATCGCCAGCTCGCGGTCGACGTTACGCCGCGCGTGGCGACTTCGCGACCGCGGCCCAGGTGCTGGAGGCGGCCGAGCGTCATGCCGCCGACCTGACGCCGGTGTGGCGCGCGACGACCGAGGTGCTGAGCCGGCGCGAGGCGGCATGGAGCGCGCGCTTCGCCGGCGAGGCATGGCGACCACCCCGCCGGACGCCGCGGCGACGGTGGCGCCGGACGCCGCGACCGCGCCGCGCCACCCGCGCGACGATCGCCTCGCCGAGGTCCTGCGGTGAGCGCCCCCGTCCGCCTGCTCGTCGTCTCCGAGACGCGCTTCGTGCGCGCGGCCGACGGCCGCGTGTGGGCGCCGGGCGGCGTCGACGGCTACGCCTTCTGGCAGCGCTATCTCGACGCGTTCGACGCCGTCGCGGTGGCGGCGCGGACCGGCCCGGGGGTGCCGGGCCGGCGGCGACGCCCGTCGACGGGCCGGGCGTGCGGGTCGCGGCGTTGCCGCCGTATCGCGGCGCGCTCGGCTTCTGGCGCGCGCCGCGCCCTGCGCCACGGCTCGCTGCGGCCGTCGGCGACGTCGACCCGTGCGTGCGCGCGCGCGGTCCGCTCGCCGACTCGCGGCGGGGCTCGCGGTGGGCGGCCGCTCGGCGTCGAGGTCGTCGGCGATCCAGGGACGCGCTCGCGCCCGGCACCGTGCGCAGCGCGGTGCGGCCGCTCGCCCGCCGCCTGCTCGCCCGCCGCCTGCGGGCGCTCTGCGCGCGCCACGGTCGCCGCCACGTCAGCGGCGGCACGCTCCGGCGCGCTACCCGAGCCCGGCTGGTCGACGGTGTACTCGTCGATCGACCTCGACGACCGCCGCCTTCGCGCCGGACGCCGCCCTGCGCCGCCGCAGCGCCCTGCGCGGCGGCGGGGCGCGGCACCGCCGCCGCGCCCTGGGCGCTCGCCTTCGTGGGCACCCTCAGCCAGCGCTACAGGCTCGACGTCCTGCTCGCCGCGCTCGCGCGGCTGCGGGTGCGCGGCTGGCACGCGACCCTCGACGCGTCGGCGACGGGCGCCACCGCGCCGAGCTGGCGGCGCAGGCGCGCGCGCTCGGCGTCCCCGTGCGCTTCCATGGTCAGGTCGCGGCCGGCACGGGCGTGCGCGCGCTCCTCGACGCCGCCGACGCGTTCGTGCTGCCGTCGCGCTGTGAGGGGCTGCCGCGCGTGCTCATCGAGGCGATGGCGCGCGGGCTGCCCTGCGTCGCGACGCGCATCGGCGGCACGCCCGAGCTGCTCGACGCCGACGACCTCGTCCCGCCTGGCGACGTGCCGGCGCTCGCGACCGGATTGCGCCGCACGCTCGGCCGCGATCCGCTCGCGCTCGCACGGCTGGTGCGCACGCACCGCGAGCGGGCGCGGGCGTATCATCGCGACGCGCTCGGCCCACGGCGGCGCGCCTGCTACGCGCGCCTGCGGGCGGCGGCGGCGGTGCGCGGCGGCGCGCTCCGCTGCGGGTCGCGTCGCGCGAGGTGCCGGCGTGAGCCGCGCGGCCCTCGGCAGCATGGGGCTGCGGCGCCCGACCCTCGACGAGGGGACGTCGCAGGCCCCCGGCGCGGCCGCCGCCGGCGCGCGCGTCGCCGCGGCCCGCACGCTCGCCGGGCGGGTCGCCGCGCACGCGCGGTGGACCGTCGGCGCCAGCGCCTTCTACGTCGCCTGCCAGGCGCTCGTGCTGGTCGTGGTGGCGCGGCTCGGGTCGCCGCGGCTGGTCGGCGAGCTGGCGATGGCGCTCGCGGTCGCGGCCCCGATCCAGCTGCTCGTGAGCCTCCAGCTGCGCTCGGCGCAGGCGACCGACGTGGCCGGGGAGTGGGATTTCGCCGACTACCTCGTCGTGCGCGGGGCGGGGACCGTGATCCTCGTGGTGGCGACGCTCGTCGTCGCCGAGGCCATCGGCCTCCCGCGCGGCGTGGCCGCGGCGGTGGCGGCGATGAAGGGCGCCGAGGGGCTGTCCGACGTCGTCTACGGCCGGCTGCAGCGCGAGGAACGCTTCGACGTGGTCGGCCGCTCGCAGATCGTGCGCGGCGTCCTCGCGGTGGCGGGCGTGGCCGCCGGGCTGTGGCTCGGGCTCGGGCTCGCGGGCGGCGTCGGGCTCGTCGCCGCCGCCTGGCTCGCCGTCTTCTGGGCGCGCGACCGCGGCGCTGCCCGCGGCGACGGCGGCCGCGCGCCGCGGCGGCGAGTCTGGCGCGGCGGCGCGCGCTGGTCCGCGTCAGCCTTCGGCTCGCGGCCTGCGCCGGCAGCGTCGCCGCCGGCGTGCCGCGCTACGTCCTCTACGGCTTCGCCGACGCGGAGACCGTCGGCTACTACGCGGCGCTCGCGTACGTCGTCGTCCTGGGGGCGCTGTTCGCGTCGGCGCTCGGGCAGGCGATCTGCCCGCTGCTCGCGCGCAGCTGGCGTGACGCGCGCCGGCGCTTCGTCGCCGTCACCGCGGCGACGGCGACCGGCGTCGCCGCGGCGTCCGGCACAGCGGTGCTGCTCGCCGCGCACGACGGCGCGGCGCTGCTGTCGCTCCTCTACGGCGACGCCTACGCCGCCCACGCGCCCGCGTTCACCTGGCTCGTCGTCGCCGGGGGCCTCGGCGCGGTGGCGTCGCTCCTCAACTATGCCCTCACGGCCACGCGCCGCTTCTCGCGCGTCCTCGTCGTGCAGCTGGCCGCGGGGGCGGCGATGCTGCTGGCGGGCCTCGTGCGCATCCCGGCGGGCGGGCTCCTCGGCGCCGCCCAGGCGACCGCCTGCGGCAGCGCCGTCGGCCTCGCGGTCCTCGTCGTGGCGCTCGCCGGCACGCTCGGGAGCCGCGATGCCTGAGGTGGTCGTGCCGCTCGTCGTGCAGGCGGCGCTCGCCGCCGCCGGCGTCGTCGTGGCGCTGCGCCGGGGCGGGCGGGCGGCCGCGGTGCATCCGCTCGTCACCTTCGGCGTGCCCTACGCGGTCATCACCACCGGCCCGGCGATCCGCTGGCTCGTCTTCGACGTCGCGCCGTACGGCATCCACCTCGACGCGATGGGGCGGGCGCTGTGGATCGCCGTCGCCGCGCAGGCGGGCATCCTCGCCGGCGGCCTGCGTGCCGGGCGGCGCGTGCACCTGCCGCGCACGATCCTCGTGCTGGCGGCGCCGCGCCGCTTCCGGCGCCTGGCGCTCGGCGTCTTCGCGGTCGCGTTCGCGGCCGGCGCGGCGGCGCTGGCGGCGCGCTGGGGCGAGCTCACGACGGTCGGCAAGCTCGACGCCGGCGCGACCGGCGACCCGTGGATCCGCCTGCACTACGCGGCGTTCCTCGTGCTGCTCGCGGTGGTGCCGGCGGTCGTGCTGGTCGATCAGGCGATCGCCGGCCGCCTGCTGCCGCGCCGCTCGCAGCTCGTGCTGGGCGCGTTCGCGCTCCTCTGCATGCTCTCGAGCGAGCGCGACGTGGCGCTGGTGCTGCTCATGGTGCCGCTGGCGTGGCTGACCGCACGACGCGGCCCGGCGGTCCGGCGCGGCCGCGCGCGCCGCGGCCTGCGCACGGCGTGGCGGCTCGGCGCCGCCTTCGCGGTCGCGGGCGTCGTGCTCGTGGGCATGGAGTGGGCGCGCAGCGGCGGGGCGCTGTCGTGGTCGTCGCAGGTGGCGGCGCTCGGCGAGCGGGCGCGGCAGGAGAGCGCGGTGCAGTCGTTGCTCGGCCTCGGCTCGAACCTCTTCGTCACCAGCCGCGTCGCCGAGTGGGTGCCGGCGGACGAGCCGCATCGCTACGGCACGACGTACCTGGCCACGCTCGGCAATCTGGCCCCGTCGTTCCTGCTCCCGGGCCTCCGCTTCGCGTCGCTGCCGGCGTGGTTCAAGGACAACTACGCGCCGACGTCGACCACCGGCTACGGCTTCGGCATGGAGGCCGAGGCGTATCTCAACTTCGGCCTCGCCGGGCCGGCGCTGGTGTTCGCGCTCTGGAGCGCGGGGCTCGTGCTGCTCTTCGACGGCTGGCGGCTGGTGCCGGACGCGCTGCTGCATCGCTACGCCTTCACCTTCATGTGCCCCTTCTCGCTCTACTGCATCCGCGGCGACTCCCTCATGTGGGCGAAGGGGTTCTGCTACGCCGTCGGCGTCGTATGGCTGCTCGCCTGGGTCGCCGGCGCGCGCCGGCGCGTGCGGCGCACGGCGCCGCGGCCGGCGACGGCGGGGACGGCGCCGGCGATGCCCGTGCGGGGGAGGATCGCGGCGTGAGGGTGCTGCATCTCGTGAAGACCGCGCAGGGCGCGGCCTGGGCGCGCCGGCAGATGGCGGTGCTGGTGCAGATGGGGATCGACGTCGTGGTGGCGCTGCCGGGCGGCACGCGCACGCCCGGCGCGGTGCCGTATCGGCGTGCGGGCGTCACGGTGGTCGACGCCGATCTCGACTGGACGCTCGAGGCGCCGTGGAACCTGCCGCACGCGCTCGCCACCTGCCGCGCGCTGGTCGCCGACGTGCGACCCGACCTCGTCCACAGCCACTTCGTCAGCACGACGCTCACCGCCCGCCTCGCGCTCGGCCGCCGCCATCCGCTGCCGCGTCTCTTCCAGGTGGCGGGCCCGCTCCATCTCGAGCACCTGCCGACGCGGCGGCTCGACCTCGCCACCGCCGGCCCGCGCGACGCCTGGATCGCGACCTGCGACTGGACGCGCGAGCGCTACGCACGGAGCGGCGTGCCCGCGTCGCGGCTCTTCCGGGCCAACTACGGCATCGACCTCGCACCCTTCGGCGCCGCCGCCGGGGCGGGCGCGTTCCGCCGAGCGAGCGGCGTGGGCGCGACCACGCCGCTCGTCGGCCTGGTCGCGTGGATGTACCGCCCGCGGCGCTGGCTCGGGCAGCGGACGGGGATCAAGGGGCACGAGGACTTCCTCGCCGCCTGCCGCCGGGTGACGCGCATGCGGCCGGGCACGGTCGCCGTCGTGGTCGGCGCCGCGCGACCGGGCGCGGCGGACTACGAGGCACGGCTGCGTGCGCTGGCGGCGGGCTGCGACGCGATCCGCTTCGTCGGCGCGCGCGACGACGTCGCGGCGGTGTATCGCGACCTCGACGTCGCCGTGCACCCGTCGCTGTCGGAGAACCACGGCGGCGCCGTCGAGTCGCTGGCGAGCTGCTGCCCGACGGTCGCGACGTGCGTCGGCGGGCTGCCGGAGATCGTTCGCCACGGCGACACCGGCTGGCTCGTGCCGCCGCGGGCGCCCGACCAGCTCGCCAGCGCCATCCAGCAGGCGCTGGCGGATCCCGTCGAGGCGCAGCGCCGGGCGCGGGTCGGGCAGACGCTGGTGCGCGCCCGCTTCGACGTGACGCGGACCGCGGCCGAGGTCGCGGCCGTGTACGCGCAGGTGCTCGGCGAGGCGCCGTCGGCGGCCGCGGCGGCGGCGGCGGTGGGCTGACGATGCGGCTCGACGCGAAGCGGGCGCTCGACGTCGCCGCCGCGCTCGTGCTCGGCGTCGCGGCGCTGCCGATCGTGGGCCTGGCCGCCCTCGCGATCCGCGCGACGATGGGCGGCCCGGTGCTCTATCGCCAGCCGCGCGTCGGCCGCCACGGCGCCGTGTTCGCGATCGTGAAGCTGCGCACCATGCGCAGCGGCCTGGGCGACGACGCCGTGCGCCTGACCCGGCTCGGCCGCCGGCTGCGCGCATGGAGCGTCGACGAGCTGCCACAGCTCTGGAACGTGCTGCGCGGCGACATGTCGCTGGTCGGCCCGCGGCCGCTGCTGCCCGAGTACCTCGGCCGCTACTCGCCGGAGCAGGCGCGCCGCCATCTCGTGCGCCCGGGGCTGACCGGCCTGGCGCAGGTGGAGGGCCGCAACGCGCTCGACTGGAGCGCGCGCTTCGCGCTCGACGTCTGGTACGTCGACCACCGGAGCCTCGG
It contains:
- a CDS encoding sugar transferase: MRLDAKRALDVAAALVLGVAALPIVGLAALAIRATMGGPVLYRQPRVGRHGAVFAIVKLRTMRSGLGDDAVRLTRLGRRLRAWSVDELPQLWNVLRGDMSLVGPRPLLPEYLGRYSPEQARRHLVRPGLTGLAQVEGRNALDWSARFALDVWYVDHRSLGLDARILVRTLGCLVRRDGIHAAGHATMPPFEGPTEGRGSCAIS
- a CDS encoding O-antigen ligase family protein, whose translation is MTTVPVPPAVLHALAPATADLVAAVLPGWPEGGPWSRWRPLALDPWAVRDEMARLAIGLGTFAVLVGWPWRDGGAGRREAARRLLVALLAGGVAMALLGLAAHVLGNGHVLWLSDELAQEGRASGPFVNPNHFATWLEAVIPLGLALLAVTTLRAAEGVRRAARTARALGVRPRQAWAQALIAQQQRLLVPLAVLAGLVIALAAHAASGSRGGTAALFAGLGVTAAGLLAGAVHGPRWLRRALPLVAACGLVVASVGTLALWDASLADGGAEATAAADPGLASRLEVMAAGAALVRDHWRVGTGLGTWLHAFRPYQAPPVDGGIWDRAHDDYLELAAETGVVGLVLVLGFVVALALAARRTAPPEAAADGFHAPGFEASDWRRALEATGPLRWGLLGGVVALAVHATVDFGLRLPGNLARSPRPSRSAGADRAAARRTGRRRQRRRCRAFRRRGGDAAAARRRHGGDPRRLRAARSACRHGRRRSALGGGRRRGRSAGARRGGARRRARRPRGARAARERARRRSGRRGGLAARARPRSLVDRAARPAGARAVDARRRRRGRGRARGVRTPRAGAGVARLSRRGRGRRRRCRRRARLARARRGRRSRGAPAVAAPLAVRSRPAAARDATCPARSFAVVDDLATVLEARGTPGEPRRCCTRRRNVARRWRAAAGAGRARLPRGRRRRRGRRRRCSLPSCARPSAASSYRQLAVDVTPRVATSRPRPRCWRRPSVMPPT
- a CDS encoding SLBB domain-containing protein; the protein is MGRRWTIAARVVLGLALATGCGAGRPAPVPTAPPATADAGHLDAETRGRLAALAAGRTATGAAGGYRIGPDDLLDVRIPDLLAGSPRSEGGRPGQALAEAPVMQQGFRVGADGLVQLPLLGPVPAAGRAPAELEAELRHLLRARGLLRDPQPSVLVAEYRSRVVSVVGAVERPGQYPLTRPDATLADVVWAAGGPAKDAGRVLELTPVGPDGAPAETPIRIDLDLVHAAAPEGVGLANPRMRPGDVVRLPAAGNVHVDGWVDKPGSYPVTRGLTLRGALAAAGGRMYPADSSAVRVQRTTAPGRQETLVVDMNAVAAGTAPDVPLHDGDVVQVEPSVVRLVPYGVWEATKTLLHVGGSIPLF
- a CDS encoding polysaccharide biosynthesis tyrosine autokinase — protein: MPTTMPTVAAPPPAPDVLDAEFTDAPPRHLRDHLRVLVKYRWLAGTLCGLVLGATVLWTLATPRQYAATARLQVTRESPIQLRLAENVLDLEGQDRAVGGGSSFLATQVAVLQSRDLAERVLRTYAADGEATAATPLADRPGLLALGGRLLAAVRPRGWEEDGTPAGGDAGAGGGEPTPAQLDRYRDWLSVREVRGTDLVEVRFTTPSARLSAFLAGAHAQAYLDANEEVRLAANATAKDFLGRQLEEARGRVEQAEAALSTFAAAHPEVAVSEEHKLLPQRLAELTTGVTKAERTRVGLESRYGFLSDPAADPLAFFLDRAGVQKVRLAELEVRAEEAALATRLGPNHPQIVELGRHAAALQRQLRGEVEREVSGVRQQWEAARRKEAALRAVVTHQESDAIALRELGARYELLRRDADTAHALHRSLLMQQLETGVHSELAASNVRIVERPEVPMAPSSPNVPLALALGLAGGVVVAVGAAFACEYFDSSLKSGAEVSEALALAPLATIPNFAAARRSASAAGLSARAGGGLLPAPDGPGPELVVVHEPASVVAEAFRALRTAVLFSAAAETPRVLLVTSAGAGEGKTVSSLNLATTLADAGARVCVVDVDLRRPACHRALRLTNERGLSTVLSGQAGLEDVLRTLPSPRLDVLTAGPTPPNPAEMVGSARMRALLQTLRERYDFVVLDSPPTLPVTDSVILARDADGVVLVVKGHDTPRELARRARDLLAASGAHLLGAVVNNVDLGWGELGYYQRYYGYHRVEEVAA
- a CDS encoding glycosyltransferase family 4 protein is translated as MRVLHLVKTAQGAAWARRQMAVLVQMGIDVVVALPGGTRTPGAVPYRRAGVTVVDADLDWTLEAPWNLPHALATCRALVADVRPDLVHSHFVSTTLTARLALGRRHPLPRLFQVAGPLHLEHLPTRRLDLATAGPRDAWIATCDWTRERYARSGVPASRLFRANYGIDLAPFGAAAGAGAFRRASGVGATTPLVGLVAWMYRPRRWLGQRTGIKGHEDFLAACRRVTRMRPGTVAVVVGAARPGAADYEARLRALAAGCDAIRFVGARDDVAAVYRDLDVAVHPSLSENHGGAVESLASCCPTVATCVGGLPEIVRHGDTGWLVPPRAPDQLASAIQQALADPVEAQRRARVGQTLVRARFDVTRTAAEVAAVYAQVLGEAPSAAAAAAAVG